Proteins co-encoded in one Ruegeria pomeroyi DSS-3 genomic window:
- the preA gene encoding NAD-dependent dihydropyrimidine dehydrogenase subunit PreA has product MADLKTNFLGIESPNPFWLASAPPTDKEYNVRRAFEAGWGGVVWKTLGSEGPPVVNVNGPRYGAIYGADRRLLGLNNIELITDRPLETNLEEIARVKADYPDRAVIVSIMVPCEEAEWKAILPRVAETGADGIELNFGCPHGMSERGMGAAVGQVPEYIEMVTRWCKTYYDKPVIVKLTPNITDIRYPARAARNGGADAVSLINTISSITSVNLDNFSPEPSIDGKGSHGGYCGPAVKPIAMNMVAEISRDPATQGLPISGIGGVTTWRDAAEFMSLGCGTVQVCTAAMTYGFRVVEEMKTGLSQWMDEKGYTSVNDFIGRAVPNVTDWQYLNLNYVAKAKIDQDQCIKCGRCYAACEDTSHQAISMSEDRVFEVMDDECVACNLCVDVCPIDGCISMVPMQPGETDPRTGKVVQADYANWTTHPNNPMARAAE; this is encoded by the coding sequence ATGGCTGATTTGAAGACAAACTTTCTGGGCATCGAAAGCCCGAACCCGTTCTGGCTGGCTTCGGCGCCGCCGACCGACAAGGAATACAATGTCCGCCGCGCCTTCGAGGCCGGTTGGGGCGGTGTTGTCTGGAAGACGCTCGGCTCCGAAGGGCCGCCGGTGGTGAACGTGAATGGCCCGCGCTACGGGGCCATCTATGGCGCCGACCGGCGCCTGCTGGGCCTCAACAACATCGAGTTGATCACAGACCGCCCGCTGGAAACCAACCTGGAAGAGATTGCGCGGGTCAAGGCGGATTATCCAGACCGCGCCGTGATCGTGTCGATCATGGTGCCCTGCGAGGAAGCGGAATGGAAAGCGATCCTCCCGCGGGTGGCCGAAACCGGGGCCGATGGTATCGAGCTCAATTTCGGCTGCCCGCATGGGATGAGCGAACGCGGCATGGGTGCGGCGGTGGGCCAGGTGCCCGAGTATATCGAGATGGTGACCCGCTGGTGCAAGACCTATTACGACAAGCCGGTGATCGTGAAGCTGACCCCCAATATCACCGATATCCGCTATCCGGCACGGGCCGCCAGGAACGGTGGTGCGGATGCGGTTTCTCTCATCAATACAATCAGTTCCATCACGTCGGTGAACCTGGATAACTTCAGCCCCGAACCCTCGATCGACGGTAAGGGCAGCCATGGTGGTTATTGCGGTCCGGCGGTGAAACCGATTGCGATGAACATGGTGGCCGAGATCTCGCGCGATCCCGCCACGCAAGGCCTGCCGATCAGCGGTATCGGTGGCGTGACCACCTGGCGCGACGCGGCCGAGTTCATGAGCCTGGGTTGCGGCACCGTGCAGGTCTGCACCGCCGCGATGACCTATGGTTTCCGCGTGGTCGAGGAGATGAAGACCGGTCTCAGCCAGTGGATGGACGAAAAGGGGTATACCAGCGTCAATGACTTCATCGGGCGCGCGGTCCCCAATGTGACCGATTGGCAGTATCTGAACCTGAACTATGTGGCCAAGGCCAAGATCGATCAGGATCAGTGCATCAAATGCGGGCGCTGCTATGCCGCCTGCGAGGATACCTCGCACCAGGCGATTTCCATGTCCGAGGACCGGGTGTTCGAGGTGATGGATGACGAATGCGTCGCTTGCAACCTCTGCGTCGATGTCTGCCCGATTGATGGCTGTATCTCGATGGTGCCGATGCAGCCGGGCGAGACCGACCCGCGCACCGGCAAGGTGGTGCAGGCCGATTATGCCAACTGGACCACGCATCCCAACAACCCGATGGCACGGGCGGCAGAGTGA
- a CDS encoding MFS transporter: MNSLILPIRGAQEGFSASALGLLGTGWALGYVAGCFYTPRLVGKVGHVRAFSVMSGIAAVAVLLSLLLLTPWTWIPLRAMSGFCFAGAAMIVESWLSERAEPSTRGRIFGLYTMVNLGASTAGQLVLTMGDTTGFMFFVLPAIFYCLALMPTAMSSKTVPKPLVSVRLDLMALWRNSPVAVIGVLCVGVSNSAFGTLSAVYADGIGLALTTVALFASLPVLAGAVSQIPIGWLSDRLDRRAVLIGVAVLALAVDTIFIVLSPETRMLNLVLASLFGAAIYAMYPIIIAHANDHAAADQAIQVSGGLLMLYGLGSILGPLLAGFGMETLGGTGLFMTSAGAHVLLILFSGLRILLRAPVAEADKSSFVPAPAGRATTPETAALASAESDEVDEDEEETPSPDAG; the protein is encoded by the coding sequence ATGAACAGTCTGATTCTGCCGATCCGGGGCGCGCAGGAGGGGTTCAGTGCCTCGGCGCTGGGTCTGCTCGGTACCGGCTGGGCGCTTGGTTATGTCGCGGGTTGTTTCTATACACCCCGGCTGGTGGGCAAGGTCGGGCATGTGCGCGCCTTCAGCGTGATGTCCGGGATCGCCGCCGTTGCCGTTCTGCTTTCGCTGCTGTTGTTGACGCCCTGGACCTGGATTCCGCTGCGTGCGATGTCGGGTTTCTGCTTTGCCGGGGCGGCGATGATCGTCGAAAGCTGGCTGAGCGAGCGGGCCGAGCCAAGCACGCGCGGCCGCATCTTCGGCCTTTACACGATGGTCAACCTGGGCGCTTCGACCGCCGGGCAGCTGGTGCTGACGATGGGCGACACCACGGGTTTTATGTTCTTCGTGCTGCCGGCGATCTTTTACTGTCTGGCGCTGATGCCCACCGCGATGTCGTCCAAGACGGTGCCAAAGCCGCTGGTCAGTGTCCGACTCGATCTGATGGCGCTGTGGCGGAATTCGCCGGTGGCGGTGATCGGGGTTCTCTGTGTGGGCGTGTCCAACAGCGCTTTTGGCACGCTCTCGGCGGTCTATGCGGATGGGATCGGGCTGGCGCTTACGACGGTGGCGCTGTTTGCCAGCCTGCCGGTACTGGCCGGGGCGGTGTCGCAGATCCCGATCGGTTGGCTGTCGGACCGGCTGGACCGGCGCGCGGTGCTGATCGGTGTGGCGGTTCTGGCGCTGGCGGTCGATACGATCTTTATCGTGCTGTCGCCCGAGACCCGGATGCTGAACCTGGTGCTGGCCTCGCTGTTCGGCGCGGCGATCTATGCCATGTATCCGATCATCATTGCCCATGCCAATGATCACGCGGCGGCCGATCAGGCGATCCAGGTCAGCGGCGGGTTGCTGATGCTCTACGGGTTGGGGTCGATCCTGGGGCCTTTGCTGGCGGGGTTCGGGATGGAGACGCTTGGCGGCACCGGCCTGTTCATGACCTCGGCCGGGGCGCATGTGCTGCTGATCCTGTTCTCGGGCCTGCGCATCCTGCTGCGTGCGCCGGTGGCCGAGGCCGACAAGTCGAGCTTTGTGCCCGCTCCCGCCGGCCGGGCGACGACGCCGGAAACCGCGGCACTGGCAAGTGCCGAGTCCGATGAGGTCGATGAGGACGAGGAAGAGACGCCTAGTCCGGACGCGGGCTGA
- a CDS encoding cupin domain-containing protein, which yields MRINADFTRRAAVHFDQTDWVPSPAPGVERKMLDRIGAEVARATTIVRFAPGSAFSAHTHDGGEEYLVLDGVFQDELGDFPVGSYVRNPPTSSHTPATEPGATILVKLHQFDPADRTEVRRSINGKSDETLFSDSHEEVRLESWAAGAQVTRDLPGGIEVFVLEGGFQEGGETFSRWDWLRLPPGARLDLTAGAEGARVWVKSGHLAAMV from the coding sequence ATGCGGATCAACGCGGATTTCACTCGGCGCGCGGCGGTGCATTTCGATCAGACGGACTGGGTTCCATCGCCCGCGCCCGGGGTCGAGCGCAAGATGCTGGACCGGATCGGCGCCGAGGTGGCACGGGCCACCACCATCGTGCGCTTTGCACCGGGCAGCGCCTTTTCTGCCCATACCCATGACGGGGGCGAGGAGTATCTAGTGCTGGACGGCGTGTTCCAGGACGAGCTGGGCGATTTCCCGGTTGGGTCCTATGTGCGCAACCCGCCGACCTCGTCGCATACCCCCGCGACCGAGCCGGGGGCGACCATCCTGGTCAAACTGCATCAGTTTGACCCGGCCGATCGCACCGAGGTGCGCCGCTCGATCAATGGCAAGAGCGACGAGACGCTGTTTTCGGATTCACATGAAGAGGTGCGGCTGGAAAGCTGGGCGGCGGGTGCGCAGGTGACGCGCGATCTGCCCGGCGGGATCGAGGTCTTCGTGCTGGAAGGCGGGTTTCAGGAAGGTGGCGAGACGTTCTCCCGCTGGGACTGGCTGCGCCTACCGCCCGGTGCGCGGCTTGATTTGACAGCAGGCGCCGAGGGCGCGCGGGTCTGGGTGAAATCCGGACATCTGGCCGCGATGGTCTGA
- a CDS encoding TRAP transporter large permease, with protein sequence MTPILFLVLLFASVPIALVLALTALWYIYDSGNLVLYDSFAQQMFAGVENYGLLAIPLFILTGELMNEGGMTQRLVHAARVFVGGFRGGLAYINLLANMFMAAIIGSAASQIAVMSRAMVPAMKDEGYDPGFAAATTAAGGLLAPVIPPSMLFVIYGVLAQLPIGDLFIAGIIPGLIMAGSFFVVVALIGLSQQFPKGEWMTMPQALRALRDALPAFLIPLAIVGGILFGIATPTESAAVASLIAFGVGWLVYREIHIRDLGAMFARTATNSSLVIFMIAAANVFGWVVIYEELPQKLAAFLSTVTSDPFTFLLIVNLCLLFVGMLIDGIAALILITPILLPIAMNSYGISPYQFGVVISLNLVLGLLTPPVGVGLYIASAMSGVRPFTIFTALWPFLLAVAVVLVMLSYFPILSTALI encoded by the coding sequence ATGACCCCGATCCTATTCCTGGTCCTGCTCTTTGCCTCGGTTCCCATCGCGTTGGTGCTGGCGCTGACCGCGCTCTGGTACATCTATGACAGCGGCAATCTGGTACTGTATGACAGTTTCGCCCAGCAGATGTTCGCAGGTGTCGAGAATTACGGGCTGCTTGCCATTCCCCTGTTCATCCTGACCGGAGAGTTGATGAACGAAGGCGGCATGACCCAGCGCCTGGTGCATGCCGCGCGCGTCTTTGTCGGCGGGTTTCGCGGCGGGCTGGCCTATATCAACCTGCTGGCCAACATGTTCATGGCCGCGATCATCGGATCGGCGGCCAGCCAGATCGCGGTTATGAGCCGGGCCATGGTGCCCGCCATGAAGGACGAAGGCTATGACCCCGGTTTCGCCGCCGCCACCACCGCTGCCGGCGGGCTGCTGGCGCCAGTGATCCCGCCCTCGATGCTGTTCGTGATCTATGGCGTGCTGGCGCAATTGCCGATCGGCGATCTGTTCATCGCCGGCATCATCCCCGGCCTGATCATGGCCGGGTCGTTTTTCGTGGTGGTGGCGCTGATCGGGCTCAGCCAGCAGTTTCCAAAGGGCGAGTGGATGACGATGCCGCAGGCGCTGCGTGCCCTGCGCGACGCCCTGCCCGCCTTTCTGATCCCTCTGGCCATCGTCGGCGGCATCCTCTTTGGCATCGCCACCCCGACCGAAAGCGCCGCCGTCGCCTCGCTCATCGCCTTTGGCGTGGGCTGGCTGGTCTATCGCGAGATCCATATCCGCGATCTGGGCGCCATGTTCGCACGCACGGCCACCAATTCCTCGCTGGTGATCTTCATGATCGCGGCAGCCAATGTGTTCGGCTGGGTGGTGATCTACGAGGAACTGCCGCAGAAACTGGCGGCGTTTCTGTCCACCGTCACCTCGGACCCGTTCACCTTCCTGCTGATCGTCAACCTGTGCCTGCTGTTCGTGGGCATGCTGATCGACGGCATCGCGGCGCTGATCCTGATCACGCCGATCCTGCTGCCGATCGCGATGAACAGCTATGGCATCAGCCCCTATCAGTTTGGGGTGGTGATCAGCCTGAACCTGGTGCTGGGCCTGCTGACGCCACCGGTGGGCGTGGGCCTGTACATCGCCTCGGCCATGTCGGGGGTGCGCCCCTTCACCATCTTCACCGCACTCTGGCCGTTCCTGCTGGCGGTGGCGGTGGTGCTGGTAATGCTGAGCTATTTCCCCATCCTGAGCACCGCGCTGATCTGA
- a CDS encoding TetR/AcrR family transcriptional regulator — MPQDRAPTRIQKKNRAAILDAALNVFSAHGFRGATVDQIAAEAGLSKPNLLYYFPSKEAMHEALLAELLDTWLDPLRALDEQGEPLTELLAYVHRKLEMSRDYPRESRLFANEIVQGAPRIYQALSEDLKVLVDDKVALLEGWMAAGRIARVHPYHLLFSIWSLTQHYADFDVQVRAVLGDEDPFDGADVFLDTLYRRLLSPRPD; from the coding sequence ATGCCTCAGGACCGTGCACCGACCCGTATCCAGAAGAAAAACCGCGCCGCCATCCTGGACGCGGCGCTGAACGTCTTTTCGGCACATGGGTTCCGCGGCGCAACGGTGGATCAGATCGCCGCCGAGGCGGGGTTGAGCAAACCCAACCTGCTCTACTACTTCCCCTCGAAAGAGGCGATGCACGAGGCGCTGCTGGCCGAGCTTCTCGATACCTGGCTCGACCCGCTGCGCGCGCTCGACGAGCAGGGAGAACCGCTGACGGAACTCTTGGCCTATGTCCATCGCAAGCTGGAGATGAGCCGTGACTATCCTCGCGAAAGCCGGCTGTTCGCCAACGAGATCGTGCAGGGCGCCCCCCGCATCTATCAGGCGCTGAGCGAGGATCTCAAGGTGCTGGTTGATGACAAGGTGGCGCTTCTCGAGGGTTGGATGGCGGCGGGCCGGATCGCCCGCGTGCATCCCTATCACCTGCTGTTCTCGATCTGGTCGCTGACCCAGCATTACGCGGATTTCGACGTGCAGGTGCGCGCGGTGCTGGGCGATGAAGACCCGTTCGACGGCGCCGACGTGTTCCTCGACACGCTCTATCGGCGGCTGCTCAGCCCGCGTCCGGACTAG
- the nbaC gene encoding 3-hydroxyanthranilate 3,4-dioxygenase, which yields MARLSAFNFQKWIDEHKHLLKPPVGNQQVWEDADLMVTVVGGPNKRTDYHDDPVEEFFYQLKGDMVLKLYEGGEFYDVPIREGDIFLLPPHVRHSPQRPQEGSIGLVIEPKRPEGAHDAIEWFCFGCGSLVHRAELLLESIVRDLPPVYQAFYADEQARTCPNCGEIHPGKEPPEGWVKL from the coding sequence ATGGCACGGCTGAGCGCCTTCAATTTCCAGAAATGGATCGACGAACACAAACACCTGCTGAAACCGCCCGTCGGCAACCAGCAGGTCTGGGAGGATGCGGATCTGATGGTGACCGTGGTCGGCGGCCCCAACAAGCGCACCGATTACCATGACGACCCGGTCGAGGAGTTCTTTTACCAGCTCAAGGGCGACATGGTGCTGAAGCTCTACGAAGGCGGCGAGTTCTATGACGTGCCGATCCGCGAGGGCGACATTTTCCTGTTGCCGCCGCATGTGCGCCACTCGCCCCAGCGCCCGCAAGAGGGCTCGATCGGGCTGGTGATCGAACCCAAGCGCCCCGAAGGCGCCCATGACGCCATCGAATGGTTCTGTTTTGGGTGCGGCAGCCTGGTGCATCGGGCCGAGCTGCTGCTGGAAAGCATCGTGCGCGATCTGCCGCCCGTCTATCAGGCCTTTTATGCCGACGAACAGGCCCGCACCTGCCCCAATTGCGGCGAGATACATCCCGGCAAAGAGCCGCCAGAGGGTTGGGTGAAACTGTAA
- a CDS encoding TRAP transporter substrate-binding protein — MTISFKGLARGVACAALVLAALPAAAKEFRLGLITPPPHTWTKAAEAFGAELSEKSGGAHSVSVFPARQLGNEAQMLQQLQTGALDMAFMTVAEVSNRVPNMGAFYAPYLAGDINHAAAILRSDTARGMLAVLPQEAGVVGVGFGSAGMRQILSRGAVNSAADLSGLKLRITPFDPILDFYNALGAAPTPMPLPAVYDALANGQVDAIDMDVELINVLKYHEHADTILISNHMMFPMVGLISARVYAGMSDADKAMISELMAKHVDSTLDVYMVKEPEWTDALTKVGKTFKRVDQSFFGDAIAQWETIWADKAPSLPELRKTAADLQ, encoded by the coding sequence ATGACAATCAGCTTCAAGGGACTGGCCCGGGGGGTTGCCTGTGCCGCGCTGGTACTGGCCGCGCTGCCGGCGGCGGCCAAGGAATTTCGCCTGGGCCTGATCACCCCGCCCCCGCATACCTGGACCAAGGCCGCCGAGGCCTTTGGCGCCGAACTGTCCGAGAAATCGGGCGGCGCGCATTCGGTATCGGTCTTCCCTGCCCGCCAGCTGGGCAACGAGGCGCAGATGCTGCAGCAGCTGCAGACCGGGGCGCTGGACATGGCCTTCATGACCGTGGCCGAAGTGTCGAACCGGGTGCCCAACATGGGCGCTTTCTATGCCCCTTACCTGGCCGGTGACATCAACCATGCCGCCGCGATCCTGCGCTCGGACACCGCGCGTGGCATGCTGGCGGTGCTGCCGCAAGAGGCGGGTGTGGTCGGCGTTGGATTCGGCAGCGCCGGGATGCGCCAGATCCTCAGCCGGGGCGCGGTGAATTCCGCGGCCGATCTGTCCGGGCTCAAGCTGCGGATCACGCCCTTTGACCCGATCCTCGATTTCTACAACGCGCTGGGGGCCGCACCCACGCCGATGCCGCTGCCGGCGGTCTATGACGCGCTGGCCAATGGCCAGGTGGATGCGATCGACATGGATGTCGAGCTGATCAACGTGTTGAAATATCACGAACATGCCGACACGATCCTGATCTCGAACCACATGATGTTCCCGATGGTCGGGCTGATCTCGGCCCGGGTCTATGCCGGGATGAGCGATGCCGACAAGGCGATGATTTCCGAGCTGATGGCCAAGCATGTGGACAGCACGCTGGACGTTTACATGGTCAAAGAGCCGGAATGGACCGATGCGCTGACCAAGGTGGGCAAGACCTTCAAGCGGGTGGATCAAAGTTTCTTCGGTGACGCCATCGCGCAATGGGAAACGATCTGGGCAGACAAGGCCCCGTCGCTGCCCGAGCTGCGCAAGACCGCGGCCGACCTGCAATAA
- a CDS encoding TRAP transporter small permease, translating into MLYRASHLWASVELVCAAALAASVTGLILLNVVTRAAGNAIYWVDEAAIYAMVWMTFLAASAAIHFRSAIAVTLVNEMLGSHSARLLERVVDLVLFLFACLMVWICLRWFMPLELMRAGWDVKAFQGQTFNFIYAEPTNTLGLPKVWVWLVMPLFTLGALLHSAANLINPGRHPEAEAAQ; encoded by the coding sequence ATGCTGTATCGGGCATCGCATCTCTGGGCCAGCGTCGAACTGGTCTGCGCCGCCGCGCTGGCGGCCTCGGTCACAGGACTCATACTTCTCAACGTCGTCACCCGCGCGGCTGGCAACGCCATTTATTGGGTGGACGAGGCGGCGATCTATGCCATGGTCTGGATGACCTTTCTGGCCGCCTCTGCCGCGATCCATTTCCGCAGCGCCATCGCCGTCACCCTGGTGAACGAGATGCTGGGAAGCCATAGCGCGCGCCTGCTGGAACGGGTGGTCGATCTGGTGCTGTTCCTCTTTGCCTGCCTGATGGTCTGGATCTGCCTGCGCTGGTTCATGCCGCTGGAACTGATGCGGGCGGGCTGGGACGTGAAGGCGTTCCAGGGTCAGACCTTCAACTTCATCTATGCCGAACCGACCAACACGCTGGGCCTGCCCAAGGTCTGGGTCTGGCTGGTGATGCCGCTCTTTACCCTGGGGGCGCTGCTGCATTCGGCGGCCAACCTGATTAATCCGGGGCGACACCCCGAGGCGGAGGCCGCGCAATGA
- a CDS encoding Zn-dependent hydrolase: MAAPAQNLRINVDRLWDSLMEMAQIGPGVAGGNNRQTLTDEDGEGRALFQKWCEAAGCSMGLDQMGNMFAMRPGTDPDALPVYVGSHLDTQPTGGKYDGVLGVLAGLEVIRTLNDLGIRTKHPIVATNWTNEEGTRFAPAMLSSGVFAGMHTQDWAYARTDAEGKSFGDELSRIGWRGEEEVGARKMHAFFELHIEQGPILEAEGKDIGVVTHGQGLSWTQVTITGKDAHTGSTPMPMRRNAGLGMARVLEKVDEIALSHAPHAVGAAGHIDVYPNSRNVIPGKVVFTVDFRSPDLSVIEDMEARLRVEGQKIADAMGLEVAFEKVGGFDPVAFDEGCVSAIRNAAERLGYSHMNIISGAGHDACWINRVAPTAMVMCPCVDGLSHNEAEEISKDWAAAGTDVLFHAVVETAEIVE; this comes from the coding sequence ATGGCGGCTCCGGCGCAGAATCTCAGAATCAATGTTGACCGGTTGTGGGACAGTCTGATGGAGATGGCCCAGATCGGCCCCGGCGTGGCGGGGGGCAACAACCGCCAGACCCTGACGGATGAGGATGGCGAGGGCCGCGCCCTGTTCCAGAAATGGTGCGAGGCGGCGGGCTGTTCCATGGGGCTTGACCAGATGGGCAACATGTTCGCCATGCGCCCGGGCACCGACCCGGACGCGCTGCCGGTCTATGTGGGCTCGCATCTGGATACCCAGCCCACCGGCGGCAAATACGACGGGGTGCTGGGGGTTCTGGCCGGGCTGGAGGTGATCCGCACCCTGAACGATCTGGGCATCCGCACCAAGCACCCGATCGTCGCCACCAACTGGACCAACGAAGAGGGCACGCGCTTTGCCCCCGCGATGCTGAGTTCCGGCGTCTTTGCCGGGATGCATACGCAGGACTGGGCCTATGCGCGCACCGATGCCGAGGGCAAGAGCTTTGGCGACGAGCTGTCGCGGATCGGCTGGCGCGGCGAGGAAGAGGTTGGCGCGCGCAAGATGCATGCGTTTTTCGAGCTGCATATCGAACAAGGGCCGATTCTGGAGGCCGAGGGTAAGGATATCGGCGTTGTCACCCATGGTCAGGGGCTGAGCTGGACCCAGGTCACCATCACCGGCAAGGACGCGCACACCGGCTCGACCCCGATGCCGATGCGGCGCAATGCGGGGCTGGGCATGGCGCGGGTGCTTGAAAAGGTGGACGAGATCGCGCTCAGCCACGCGCCCCATGCGGTGGGGGCGGCGGGTCATATCGACGTCTATCCCAACTCGCGCAACGTGATCCCGGGCAAGGTGGTGTTCACGGTGGATTTCCGCAGCCCGGACCTGTCGGTGATCGAGGATATGGAGGCGCGTCTGCGCGTCGAGGGCCAGAAGATCGCCGATGCGATGGGGCTGGAGGTCGCCTTTGAAAAGGTGGGCGGATTCGATCCGGTGGCCTTTGACGAGGGCTGCGTCTCGGCCATCCGCAATGCGGCCGAGCGGCTGGGATACAGCCATATGAACATCATCTCGGGTGCCGGCCACGATGCCTGCTGGATCAACCGGGTGGCGCCGACGGCTATGGTGATGTGCCCCTGCGTGGACGGGCTGAGCCATAACGAGGCCGAGGAAATATCCAAGGACTGGGCGGCGGCCGGCACCGATGTGCTGTTTCACGCGGTGGTCGAGACGGCGGAAATCGTGGAGTGA
- a CDS encoding NAD(P)-dependent oxidoreductase, translated as MAQGQMAPGIVAGRLSSEELAANFDDLHPAYAPHEAAVAADRCYFCYDAPCQTACPTEIDIPLFIRQIQTGHPEAAARTILEQNILGGMCARVCPTETLCEEACVREAAEGKPVEIGRLQRYATDTLMARGVHPFTRAAPSGKRVAVVGAGPAGLACAHRLALLGHDVVIHEARPKAGGLNEFGIAAYKATGGFAGTEVDWLLQIGGITVEQGSALGQGLTLDALRAGYDAVFLSIGLAGVNALRAAGEDKDGVRDAVDFIAELRQAGDLSALPVGRNVVVIGGGMTAIDAAVQSKLLGAENVTVAYRRSRAEMGASGFEQDLAASKGVRLMFNVMPVAVHGNGAAVEIELEYTTSAGGSVTGTGETVRLAADQVFKAIGQTLEGVPEGLELEGRKIKVDGSGRTSVPGVWAGGDCASGGEDLTVTAVAEGRDAAMDIHARLSA; from the coding sequence ATGGCACAGGGCCAGATGGCTCCCGGCATTGTCGCCGGGCGGCTTTCCAGCGAAGAACTTGCCGCGAATTTCGACGATCTGCATCCGGCCTATGCGCCGCATGAGGCGGCGGTGGCGGCGGATCGCTGCTATTTCTGTTACGACGCGCCGTGTCAGACGGCCTGTCCGACCGAGATCGACATTCCGTTGTTCATCCGTCAGATCCAGACCGGCCACCCCGAGGCCGCCGCGCGCACCATTCTGGAACAGAACATCCTGGGCGGCATGTGTGCCCGGGTCTGTCCCACCGAGACACTGTGCGAAGAGGCCTGTGTGCGCGAGGCGGCCGAGGGCAAGCCGGTCGAGATCGGGCGCCTTCAACGCTATGCCACCGACACGCTGATGGCGCGCGGCGTGCATCCCTTTACCCGCGCGGCGCCCAGCGGCAAACGCGTGGCGGTCGTCGGGGCGGGGCCTGCCGGCCTGGCCTGCGCGCATCGTTTGGCGTTGCTGGGCCATGACGTGGTCATCCACGAGGCGCGCCCCAAGGCCGGCGGGCTGAACGAATTCGGCATCGCCGCCTACAAGGCGACCGGCGGATTTGCCGGGACCGAGGTGGACTGGCTGCTGCAAATCGGCGGCATCACGGTTGAGCAGGGCTCGGCGCTGGGGCAGGGCCTCACGCTCGATGCGCTGCGCGCTGGCTATGACGCAGTGTTCCTGTCGATCGGCCTGGCCGGGGTGAATGCCTTGCGCGCCGCGGGCGAGGACAAGGACGGTGTCCGCGATGCGGTCGATTTCATCGCCGAGCTGCGCCAGGCGGGCGACCTGTCAGCACTGCCGGTTGGGCGCAATGTGGTGGTGATCGGCGGCGGCATGACCGCGATCGACGCCGCCGTACAGTCAAAGCTGCTGGGCGCTGAGAATGTCACCGTCGCCTACCGCCGCTCGCGCGCCGAGATGGGGGCCAGCGGGTTCGAACAGGATCTGGCCGCCTCCAAGGGGGTCCGGCTGATGTTCAACGTGATGCCGGTTGCCGTGCACGGCAATGGCGCGGCGGTCGAGATCGAGCTGGAATACACCACCAGCGCGGGCGGCTCGGTGACGGGCACGGGCGAGACCGTGCGCCTGGCTGCTGATCAGGTGTTCAAGGCCATCGGCCAGACACTTGAAGGCGTGCCGGAAGGGCTGGAACTTGAGGGGCGCAAGATCAAGGTCGACGGGTCGGGCCGCACCTCGGTTCCCGGGGTCTGGGCCGGCGGCGACTGTGCCAGCGGCGGCGAGGATCTGACGGTGACCGCCGTGGCCGAGGGCCGCGACGCCGCCATGGACATCCACGCCCGGCTGAGCGCGTGA